The following proteins are co-located in the Eleginops maclovinus isolate JMC-PN-2008 ecotype Puerto Natales chromosome 23, JC_Emac_rtc_rv5, whole genome shotgun sequence genome:
- the LOC134860115 gene encoding uncharacterized protein LOC134860115 — METTSNKSGKSGSSFHSSASSTNALLRARAKAAATKVRAEYAEQEAKARIEKVKKETEAETLAICREAAEAEAVAAVWESAVSGSNNYIVLDETNSTEQSKLERTSEYIQTHFHSTNSVQQTAMKASSPPTQPITYATLSYSPNNPFVSRHQPPVFSYDSTNNVDFTDYDLDYAPPAAKESVSQNPFTREGPRVIPKTLTSQISDLNIGAPSFNPQPTNTQSMPATEHLAQYLARRDLVNTSLYEFDDKPENYRAWLSSYKNATQGLGLTATEELDLMTRWLGKESSNQVKRLRAVHIASPQIALGKAWERLQECYAAPEVIEKALFTRLDAFPRVSAKENLKLRELADLLMEVQCAKEDGYLPGLSYLDTTRGIEPIVTKLPYGLQEKWISAGSKYKEANGGRFPPFDYFTKLICYEAKKRNDPSFAFLNTTTMSSVRAEGAFPKTFKKPIAVHKINVTPTESNVSSDPSKICPIHAKPHPLKKCKAFRAETLDDRKVFLKENGICFKCCSSTNHMAKDCTTIVKCFECDSTRHISAMHPGPAPHLTTPLTSPQHGWEGEEVNDTSEVSASCTAVCGTGQVGRSCSKICLARVYQKDHPEEAIKAYVVLDDQSNRSLAKSSFFDKFDIHTKPYPYQLKTCSGIVDTFGRRASDFIVESLNGKVRIPLPPLTECNDLPDNRSEIPTPNAALHQPHLSKVAEHIPKLDPTAEILLLLGRDAIRAHKVREQINGPANAPFAQRLDLGWVLVGEVCLGSTHKPNVSSFRTAMVDCHRPSLFQPCTSLLHIKEELHDRLPGNSALPPRAKEHSLGQNVFDCTEQDNKLAPSIEDETFLKMMDKDVYRNDSHSWVAPLPFRLPRQQLPNNREQALKRFGSLQRQFKRKPEMQQQYVEFMGKLLKNNHAEVAPELREEECWYLPSFAVYHPQKPDQIRVVFDSSAQQSGISLNNVLLTGPDLNNTLLGVLMRFRKDKVAVMADIQQMFYCFLVDEKHRNYLRFLWFNGPTFLRKPSVQPDPASVIPQSFSIVSPESDAEVRPAVKSYITDLQGKVLSTERFERFSTFDTLQRAIALLIHIGRSFSTPTGKCKGWHHCDLPRSVDELSQAREVIIRAVQRNTFVKEFEALERGKQVPLSSCLRSLNPVLQDDLLCLGGRLKNADVSIEQKNPVILPKEHHVSLLLTRYHHAQVKHQGRQLTEGAVRAAGLWILGGKRLVNSTIHKCITCRRLRGRMQEQKMADLPTERLTTCPPFTYVGLDVFGPWHVSTRRTRGTQPQSKCWAILFCCMSSRAVHIEVITSMDTSSCINALRRFFAIRGPAKQLRSDCGTNFIGACKELGLSADQPDSTVQRYLQHQGCSWVFNPPHASHMGGSWERLIGLARRILDSTLREHSTRLTHDVLCTLMAEVTAILNARPLVPVSNDPENPFILTPSMLLTQKVGVPPPPGDFTGRDLLTKQWRQVQALSNLFWNRWRQVYLSTLQSRKKWTRSHQNLQDGDIVLLKDNQAARNNWPLAVVTKAIPGTDGRVRKVELKTANQGQPKTYLRPVTETVLLLHKN; from the coding sequence ATGGAAACTACATCtaataaatcaggaaaaagtgGAAGCAGCTTTCATTCATCTGCCTCATCAACCAATGCTTTACTTCGTGCACgagcaaaagcagcagctaCTAAAGTGCGTGCCGAATATGCTGAGCAAGAAGCCAAAGCTAGgatagaaaaagtgaaaaaagagactgaGGCTGAAACACTAGCCATCTGCCgtgaagcagcagaagctgAAGCCGTAGCAGCTGTCTGGGAATCAGCAGTTTCAGGAAGCAACAATTATATTGTGCTGGatgaaacaaattcaacagaaCAAAGCAAACTTGAACGGACAAGTGAATACATCCAAACTCACTTCCATTCCACTAACTCCGTCCAACAAACAGCCATGAAGGCTAGTTCGCCACCAACTCAACCAATTACCTATGCCACTCTCAGTTATAGCCCGAACAACCCCTTTGTTTCACGCCATCAGCCGCCTGTTTTTTCATACGACAGCACAAACAATGTGGATTTTACAGACTATGACTTAGACTATGCGCCACCAGCAGCCAAAGAGTCAGTCAGCCAGAATCCATTTACCCGAGAAGGTCCGCGGGTTATTCCCAAGACTCTTACCTCGCAGATCAGTGACTTGAATATTGGAGCTCCATCCTTCAACCCCCAGCCAACAAATACTCAAAGTATGCCTGCAACTGAACACCTGGCACAATATTTAGCTCGGCGTGACCTAGTGAATACAAGTTTGTACGAGTTTGAtgataaacctgaaaattatcGTGCTTGGCTGTCATCATACAAAAATGCCACTCAAGGACTTGGTCTCACAGCCACTGAGGAATTGGACTTGATGACGCGATGGCTTGGAAAAGAGTCCAGCAACCAGGTGAAACGTCTCCGTGCAGTGCACATAGCAAGTCCACAAATAGCACTGGGGAAAGCTTGGGAACGTCTTCAGGAGTGTTATGCAGCCCCAGAGGTGATTGAAAAGGCCCTCTTTACCCGACTGGATGCATTTCCCAGAGTCTCAGCCAAGGAAAATCTGAAGCTACGAGAGCTAGCTGACCTGCTTATGGAAGTGCAGTGTGCTAAAGAAGATGGCTACTTACCAGGCCTGTCCTACCTGGACACGACACGCGGAATTGAACCCATAGTGACCAAGCTGCCTTATGGACTCCAGGAAAAATGGATCTCGGCCGGTTCtaagtataaagaagcaaatGGAGGACGGTTCCCACCGTTTGATTACTTCACGAAACTCATATGCTATGAGGCCAAGAAGAGAAATGACCCtagctttgcctttttaaataccacCACAATGTCATCTGTCAGAGCTGAAGGTGCCTTTCCTAAAACCTTCAAGAAACCCATTGCAGTTCACAAGATCAATGTCACTCCCACAGAGTCAAATGTCTCTAGTGATCCGAGTAAGATCTGCCCAATACATGCAAAACCCCACCCACTGAAGAAGTGCAAAGCCTTCAGAGCCGAAACTCTTGATGACAGAAAGgtatttctgaaagaaaacggAATCTGCTTTAAGTGCTGTAGCTCAACCAACCATATGGCAAAGGACTGCACTACaattgttaagtgttttgagtgtgacaGCACCCGACATATCTCAGCTATGCACCCAGGACCAGCACCGCACCTCACGACTCCTCTGACCTCGCCACAGCATGGCTGGGAGGGAGAAGAGGTGAACGACACCAGTGAGGTTAGCGCAAGCTGCACAGCAGTATGTGGTACAGGACAAGTCGGACGGTCATGCTCCAAGATATGCCTGGCAAGAGTGTACCAGAAAGACCACCCAGAGGAAGCCATCAAGGCCTACGTCGTGTTAGACGACCAAAGCAACCGATCGTTGGCCAAGTCCAGTTTCTTTGACAAGTTTGACATCCACACTAAGCCATATCCTTACcaactgaaaacatgttctggTATAGTAGACACTTTCGGCAGAAGGGCATCAGATTTTATCGTGGAGTCCCTCAATGGAAAAGTTAGGATTCCCTTACCACCACTCACTGAGTGTAATGACTTACCTGATAATCGGTCTGAAATTCCCACACCAAATGCCGCTCTGCATCAGCCTCACCTGTCAAAGGTAGCAGAACACATCCCAAAGCTGGACCCCACTGCTGAAATCCTCCTGCTGCTAGGGAGAGACGCAATCAGAGCACACAAAGTAAGGGAACAAATAAATGGCCCCGCCAATGCACCCTTCGCACAACGCCTTGACTTAGGCTGGGTGCTGGTCGGAGAAGTCTGTCTAGGGAGCACACACAAGCCGAACGTCAGTTCCTTCCGGACGGCCATGGTCGACTGTCATCGGCCCTCACTCTTCCAGCCATGCACAAGCCttttgcacattaaagaggaacttcACGACAGACTGCCAGGAAACAGTGCCTTACCACCCAGAGCTAAGGAACACAgtctgggtcaaaatgtgtttgactgcacGGAACAGGACAATAAGCTAGCACCTTCAATCGAAGATGAAACTTTCCTCAAAATGATGGACAAAGACGTCTACAGAAACGATTCACACAGCTGGGTTGCTCCATTGCCGTTCAGACTACCTAGGCAACAGCTTCCCAACAACCGCGAGCAAGCACTCAAGCGGTTTGGCTCACTCCAACGCCAATTCAAAAGAAAGCCAGAAATGCAACAGCAATACGTGGAATTTATGGgtaaactgctgaaaaacaaccatGCTGAGGTGGCACCAGAGctaagagaagaagagtgctGGTATTTACCAAGCTTTGCCGTGtatcacccacagaaacccGATCAAATCAGGGTAGTGTTTGATTCAAGTGCCCAACAGTCTGGGATCTCCTTGAATAACGTGCTCTtgactggaccggatctgaacaACACCCTTCTAGGAGTGCTCATGCGGTTCCGAAAGGACAAGGTCGCTGTGATGGCAGacattcaacaaatgttttactgcttcctTGTGGACGAAAAGCACAGAAACTACCTGCGATTCTTATGGTTCAACGGACCAACCTTCCTGCGCAAGCCCTCTGTTCAGCCAGACCCTGCCTCAGTCATACCTCAGTCATTCAGCATAGTCTCACCAGAGTCAGATGCAGAGGTCCGTCCAGCGGTGAAGAGCTACATTACTGATCTACAAGGGAAAGTTCTCAGCACAGAGCGCTTTGAAAGGTTCTCCACATTCGACACTCTCCAACGAGCCATCGCACTCCTTATTCATATAGGGAGATCCTTCAGCACTCCGACAGGCAAGTGCAAGGGATGGCATCACTGTGACTTACCTCGTTCAGTGGATGAGCTTTCCCAAGCAAGAGAAGTCATCATCAGAGCTGTTCAGAGGAATACCTTTGTGAAGGAATTTGAAGCTctggagagaggaaagcaagTTCCGTTAAGCAGCTGCCTACGCTCTCTCAACCCAGTCTTACAGGATGACCTCCTCTGCCTTGGAGGCAGACTGAAGAATGCAGATGTGTCCATTGAACAAAAGAACCCTGTCATTCTCCCAAAAGAACACCATGTGTCCTTGCTTCTCACCAGATACCACCATGCCCAAGTAAAGCATCAGGGTCGCCAGTTAACAGAAGGTGCTGTACGAGCTGCTGGGCTCTGGATCCTGGGAGGCAAGCGGCTCGTTAACTCAACTATTCACAAGTGCATCACCTGTCGCAGACTTAGAGGACGGATGCAGGAacaaaaaatggcagatttgCCCACAGAACGCCTTACAACCTGCCCTCCCTTCACGTATGTGGGACTGGATGTCTTCGGACCCTGGCACGTCTCCACCAGACGCACCAGAGGGACACAACCTCAGAGCAAGTGCTGGGCCATACTATTCTGCTGCATGAGCTCCAGGGCAGTTCACATCGAGGTGATTACCTCAATGGACACCTCAAGCTGCATAAACGCATTGAGGCGTTTCTTTGCCATAAGAGGACCAGCCAAACAACTGAGGTCAGACTGCGGCACAAATTTCATTGGGGCTTGCAAAGAACTTGGGCTGAGTGCAGATCAACCAGACAGCACAGTGCAGAGGTATCTGCAACATCAAGGATGCTCCTGGGTGTTTAACCCGCCTCATGCCTCACACATGGGGGGTTCATGGGAGCGCCTCATTGGGTTAGCCCGAAGAATCCTGGATTCGACGCTCCGCGAACACAGCACTCGCCTAACTCATGATGTTCTGTGCACACTAATGGCAGAAGTGACAGCAATTCTGAACGCAAGACCACTAGTTCCAGTATCGAATGATCCCGAGAATCCATTCATCCTCACACCATCGATGCTGTTAACGCAGAAAGTGGGCGtcccaccacctccaggtgACTTCACAGGCAGAGACCTCCTCACGAAGCAGTGGAGACAAGTACAAGCATTATCCAACTTGTTCTGGAACCGTTGGAGACAAGTGTACCTGTCAACCTTACAAAGCCGCAAGAAATGGACAAGGTCCCACCAGAACCTGCAAGACGGTgacatcgtcctcctcaaagacAACCAAGCTGCCCGCAACAACTGGCCTTTGGCAGTGGTCACAAAGGCTATTCCAGGAACAGATGGAAGAGTCCGTAAGGTGGAACTAAAGACAGCAAACCAAGGCCAACCAAAGACTTACCTTAGACCAGTGACGGAAACGGTTTTGCTTCTTCATAAGAACTGA